Genomic DNA from Methanofollis sp.:
TCCAGAAATTCAATCTTATTGCCGTCCTCACGGCGCAGGAAAATGTGGCGTACCCCTATATTGTCAAGAACCGGCGGCGTGACGACGGCGGGAGGGCCGCCGCCCTCCTGGAAAGGGTGGGGATCGACGCGGGCCATGCCGCCCATACCCCGAACGAACTCTCGGGCGGGCAGCAGCAGCGGGTGGCGATCGCCCGGGCTCTCATCAATGACCCGGCGATCCTCCTCTGCGACGAACCGACCGGCAACCTGGACTCGACGACCAGCGTGCAGATCATGGACCTTCTTACCGAACTGAACCAGGGCGGGAAGACCATTGTGATGGTCACCCACGATCCCTCCACCGCGACATATGCCAACAGGGTGATCAGGATCAGGGACGGGAGGATTGAGGAGTCATGATCTTTGCCGACATCTACATGGACCTGGCAAAGAGGAACGTGCGCCTCCACTTTCTCCGGTCCCTCCTTGCGGTGATCGGGATCGTCATCGGCGTCTTTGCGATCACCTCGATGGGGATCATGGGATCGGCCCTCCAGGTGGCGGTGACAAGCGACCTCGCCGAGAAGGGCGGGCAGCTGAGTATCTACCCCTCGTCGTCAGGGATGGGCGTCTTCGGGGTCTCCTCGGAGAAGAGACTCATCACCGAGCAGCAGTTCTCCAAGATCAAGAAGGCGAGCGGAAAGAACCCGGTCGTCCCGTTCCGTTCGAGTTATGTCAGGTACTCGACGAAAGGGAAGGAGAGTTTCGCCTCGATCTACAGCCTTGCGCCCGACGACCTTCCGCAGGTGGTGGAACTTGAAGACGGCGTGATGATCCGGGGCGGGAGCCGCGCCCTGGTCTCGGCCTCGATCGCCAAGGAGTACGACCTCAGGGTCGGGAGCAGGGTCAAGGTCGGGGACGAGGGACACGAAAAGAGTCTCCTTGTTGCCGGCATCCTGAAGGACAGCGGTTTCGGGAGCGGGATCTCCACCTACAACTCGATCATCGTTGCCGACCGCCTGTACGACGAACTGGAGGGGAAGGCGAATGGCTACGACCAGGTGCTGGTCATGGTCAGGGACATCGACGAGATCGACGGGGTGAAGGATGCGATCGAGAAGAGTCTCAACGGCAGGAAGAAGACTGTGGAGATCATGGACCTGCGGGGCCTGATCGAGTCGATCAACTCCATCATCGGCACAGTCTCCCTTGTGGTGACCGGCATTGCCGGGATCTCCCTTGTCGTCGC
This window encodes:
- a CDS encoding ABC transporter ATP-binding protein, whose product is MDEEAVISLRDVTKIYPLAAGDVTSLDHVSLSIPKGDFVAIMGPSGSGKSTLLNQIGCLDTPTAGDVIINGVNTKDLSDDALTELRRDSIGFIFQKFNLIAVLTAQENVAYPYIVKNRRRDDGGRAAALLERVGIDAGHAAHTPNELSGGQQQRVAIARALINDPAILLCDEPTGNLDSTTSVQIMDLLTELNQGGKTIVMVTHDPSTATYANRVIRIRDGRIEES
- a CDS encoding ABC transporter permease yields the protein MIFADIYMDLAKRNVRLHFLRSLLAVIGIVIGVFAITSMGIMGSALQVAVTSDLAEKGGQLSIYPSSSGMGVFGVSSEKRLITEQQFSKIKKASGKNPVVPFRSSYVRYSTKGKESFASIYSLAPDDLPQVVELEDGVMIRGGSRALVSASIAKEYDLRVGSRVKVGDEGHEKSLLVAGILKDSGFGSGISTYNSIIVADRLYDELEGKANGYDQVLVMVRDIDEIDGVKDAIEKSLNGRKKTVEIMDLRGLIESINSIIGTVSLVVTGIAGISLVVAAVSIFNVMMMSVNERIREIGILKSIGVKRGEISRMFLYEAAILGFIGSVIGGILSLLGGGVLIMLVLQDISFLFAPQSLLNVVWGMLVGTGVCVLSGVYPAWKASKLSPIVALAAE